Genomic DNA from Gloeocapsa sp. DLM2.Bin57:
GAGAACAGCTGGTATGAGTCCTTCACGACGTAAAGCCCTAGGTTTACTATCTTGAGATCTAGTTTGGCATTCAACAGTGATATTCATAATTACTCCCTAATTAGTTGATTGTTCTTTACTGTGCAAATCGTGAGTAGTAACTGGTGTACCATTACTATCTAAGAGTGCTCTTTTTGGTCCATGAATGGGATCTTCAACGATAATTGTTTGATCACGACCAGGTCCTACAGAAACGATCGAAATGGGGACTTCCATTATTTCTGCTAGGAATTTGAGATAATCTAGGGCTTGTGGTGGTAAATCTTCTAGAGAACGACAGTGACTAGTGGATTGTTGCCAACCTGGTAAGGTTTCATAGATGGGTTGACAACGAGCGAAATCTATCGTACTGCTAGGGAAATCGTGAGAGATTTGACCATCTATTTCATAAGCCACACAGACTTTAATCTCAGGTAGTTCGTCGAGAACATCTAATTTAGTCACCGCTAGACAGTCTAAACCGTTGATCCGCACTGCATAACGCCCAATTAAGGCGTCGAACCAACCACAACGACGTCTCCGCCCTGTAGTAGTCCCAAATTCAGCACCGCGATCGCCCAACAATTCGCCTGTTTTACCGTGTAGTTCCGTAGGAAATGGACCTTCTCCTACCCTGGTTGTGTAAGCTTTGGCTACACCAATAACCCGGTCAATAATTGTCGGTCCTACCCCTGATCCTACACAAGCTCCCCCCGCGATCGGGTTAGATGAAGTAACATAAGGATAGGTCCCATGGTCTAAGTCTAACAAAGTTCCTTGAGCACCTTCAAAGAGAATATTTTTTTTCTGTTGGACTGCTTCGTATATTTTTAAGGAACTATCGATGACATAGGGTTTGAGTCTTTCTGCGTATTGCAGATATTCCTTGATTACTTGTTGAGCATCTAAAGGAGGTAGATTATACAGTTTATCTAAAATGACATTTTTATAGTTAATTGTCCACTCTAGTTTTTCCGCTAGAGTAGTAGGCTGCATTAAGTCTATGATTCTAATACCAGTTCGTTCTGATTTATCAGCGTAAGTCGGTCCTATTCCACGTCCTGTTGTACCAATTTTGTACTTACCGCGACGTTCTTCTGATGCTTTGTCAATCAAACGATGATAAGGCATCGTTACGTGAGCATTCTGAGAAATCATCAGATTACTGGTTGAGACCTTAAGGGCTTCTAAACCATCGATTTCTTCTAAAAGTACTTGAGGATCTATTACCGTACCCGAGCCTATAATACACTCAGTGTCGCCGTATAATATACCAGAGGGAATCAAGTGTAACTTAAATATTTGTCCCTGCACAACAACGGTGTGTCCTGCATTTACCCCACCTTGGGGGCGGACAACTACATCAGCCGAACGACTCAATAAATCTGTTATCTTGCCTTTTCCTTCGTCGCCCCATTGGGCGCCTATCACAATAACGTTAGCCAAGAGCTTATTAAATTAGTTAGAGTACACACAATCTCTAATTATCAACAAATTTTTTCTCTTTTGTCAAGTCACTTATTAAATTAAAATAGGAGTTTTTATGGCTTTATACGCTGATTTACACCGTCATTTAGGAGGTTCTGTCGTCCCTCGCGTTCTTTGGCGCTATTTTCACCGTCATACTCAAGATTTAGCCCAACGGTTTCCTGAGTATCCAGAATTTGAAACTTTTTATACCAAAAAACGCAGCAGTTTAGATGAATACCTAGAGTTGCATACCCTGGTTGAAAGTGTACAAACCGTGGAAACTTTACCCTATTTTATCTATCGTCTGATTCGCGGGGCTTATATTTTTGAGAATTTAGCTTATCTGGAACTACGTTATACACCCTATTTACGTACTCCTGAACACTTGGATCAAAATCAACGCATCTGCGCTATGGAGGAGATAGTTAAGGTAGTAGGAAACGCCTCTAAGGTTAAAGAATATCCCATCGTCACTAGTCAAATTCTTTGTATGCACTCTCGCTTACCCTATGAGGTAAATAAGGCTATTGTGGATTTAGCCGCCGCTACTCCAGAGTACGTGTGTGCGATAGATGTTGCAGGGGGTGACTCCCATTATCGCGATCGCCTTGATGAATTTATCAGTCTCTATCAATACGCGCAAAATTTAGGACTAAAAACTACAGGTCATTTATTTGAAACTACCGACGGTTGTTATCCTGAATTACTACCCTGGTTAATGCGTATTGGTCATGGTATCCAAATACCTTTACAAAAGCCTGAATTACTCAAGGAAATCGCAGCTAGAGGTCAATGTCTCGAAGTTTGTCCCACTACCTATTTAAAAACGGGTACTCTCG
This window encodes:
- a CDS encoding adenosine deaminase translates to MALYADLHRHLGGSVVPRVLWRYFHRHTQDLAQRFPEYPEFETFYTKKRSSLDEYLELHTLVESVQTVETLPYFIYRLIRGAYIFENLAYLELRYTPYLRTPEHLDQNQRICAMEEIVKVVGNASKVKEYPIVTSQILCMHSRLPYEVNKAIVDLAAATPEYVCAIDVAGGDSHYRDRLDEFISLYQYAQNLGLKTTGHLFETTDGCYPELLPWLMRIGHGIQIPLQKPELLKEIAARGQCLEVCPTTYLKTGTLEDIHQLKVVFDRCFEAGVDIVICTDNAGLHNVRLPFEYENLLTCDVIDFRQLQACQDAAFRHAFAWPYGQPPASLLTNVLQNRQESYSDLTFS
- a CDS encoding adenylosuccinate synthase; its protein translation is MANVIVIGAQWGDEGKGKITDLLSRSADVVVRPQGGVNAGHTVVVQGQIFKLHLIPSGILYGDTECIIGSGTVIDPQVLLEEIDGLEALKVSTSNLMISQNAHVTMPYHRLIDKASEERRGKYKIGTTGRGIGPTYADKSERTGIRIIDLMQPTTLAEKLEWTINYKNVILDKLYNLPPLDAQQVIKEYLQYAERLKPYVIDSSLKIYEAVQQKKNILFEGAQGTLLDLDHGTYPYVTSSNPIAGGACVGSGVGPTIIDRVIGVAKAYTTRVGEGPFPTELHGKTGELLGDRGAEFGTTTGRRRRCGWFDALIGRYAVRINGLDCLAVTKLDVLDELPEIKVCVAYEIDGQISHDFPSSTIDFARCQPIYETLPGWQQSTSHCRSLEDLPPQALDYLKFLAEIMEVPISIVSVGPGRDQTIIVEDPIHGPKRALLDSNGTPVTTHDLHSKEQSTN